The genomic region ATGCTGTGACTCCACTGCAAACATAATATATTGGACATCTTTGAGATCTACAGAAACCAAGAACGAATTTGAAGTAACCAGTTTAATGACGGTCAAAATCCTgtgaatttaataagaatttaagcTCACAAGCCCAGCTTTCATGTAAATCACTTTCATTTAAGGGCATCTACAACAGTTGGCAACTCATTCATCTGATCTACTATTGTCTCTTATTAAtgttatattttgtatattgcacatatgtttATAGTGCAGCAGAATATGCTAACgccctacaaataaataataataatgaagaaggAGATGAAGAGAGTCAGTAAGGGGAGTCACTTTTAAGGTGGAAAAAGTGGAAGGAGTAAGTTGTGTCCTGAAATCACTGGTCAATATTAGCTTGGGTGGGTCAAGAAAATACATTTGAGTAACCACTAAATTCAAATTCTTCAAATAAAAAATGCACTTCTATCAAGGTAATTAGAGCCTAATTTTCAAAACCTTgctggcatggagaaaaatcacgcaaaatctttgacccttgtattgtaggagtctttgtTTCACATAAATAACAGTACATATCAACTTAgttatataattcttcacatagtgcacaattatataacattatcttagctacAGTTTTCAAAATCGcgtattgaactgaatgtagcgcgCTCCTGCTACCAGGTCAGAGTGGGAGCGAGCTATATTCAGTTCAATAGCGCGATTGGGTGTGCTGTGATTAGACGACGCGCCCGCAAAgcgcttttgaaaaagaagacataatCAGAGGATCATGGAGAGGTGAACAGGTGAGTGCAACTTTGACAGCTAAAATCTCTAAAATCCTTTCATTTTTAAAGCTGTTGCAAagataatgttatacaattctgcatGCTGATGTATTTTCCTTGACATAGAGATCAAATTTAATTGCATGCAGTCCAGATGTACCTTATCTCTCATACAAATTcttattagttttttaaataaaatatctctCTATGGTTAATGGGTGGAgccctttaataattttttttgtttgtttttgtgtatataaacatttagagctagattataagtggagcacaaaatatcgattttgctaaagcgatatttgtgctccactttgtaataccagcacacgcaaatgtgtgctggtataacAGGTGAGGCGCAATGTAAAAGCGACCTctcgttcgcattgcacagaagtattgcgctcacaagagcaagctttcataggctccaatgggagccttgttctcatgctgtgagacacggcatgagaacgtaGCGCAGCGATGGAGCAGAAAATCTAAACATACACatttgtacacatattaacacctatctatataatacacatagttcccgtagaccacaatgtaaaggcacacccCACAGCCACCGACTTtagccccaaaaactgctaagtgcagggggttttttttgttttgttttttaaaggcgatgtgtgtgtgtgtgtgtatatatatatatatatatatatatatattataatattataatataatattataataatttttttaaagaaaactaacacttaaagggacactgaacccaatttttttcttttgtgattcagatagagcatgaaattttaagcaactttctaatttactcctattatcaaattttcttcattgtcttggtatctttatttgaaatgcaagaatgtaagtttagatgccggtccatttttggtgaacaatctgggttgttcttgctgattggtggataaattcatccaccaataaaaaagtgctgtctagagtgctgagccaaaaaaagcttagattccttctttttcaaataaagatagcaagagaacgaagaaaaattgataataggagtaaattagaaagttgcttaaaatggcatgctctatctgaatcccgaaggaaaaaaattgggttcagtgtccctttaagtttggggacatttataaaattaaccaaagatctgatcttgtaatggctggttatttgtcgcacacctgcaaacgggcaaatgtaCCCGTTTCATGGGATAAATTAGtggttcacttgtaatctagcccttaattttttATTGTGCAAGTTTCACTCTGTAATTTTCTAGAAAATATGTtgattctttattaaaaaaaaaattatactgatTTAATATTTTTCTTGTAGTGCTTGAGTCCTTAGATATGGACTCCATGATGATATCTGTAAATTCCTGGAGTATGCACCATAAAGAAGTTGAGATTTCAACTATGCAACTTAAGGAAATGCAAAGCACATGGAAAGAAGAGgcacattttttaattattgatgGCTTTCTCCTCTATAACTACGAGTAAGTAATTACAAGCACCCAGATCCCTGAATAAGTAAAAAAACTGGGTGTAAAAACTGTCAGTGAAAGCAAAAGTCTCCTTAAAATTACATGAGGATTGTTGTGTTTATTACCAGTTGGTATGGGTTAAAATAGTAGTTTATAGATATGGACACATCAATGGTTGCACAGAAAGTAAAATACATAAAGAGAGATTTATAAGTTTATCAATGTAAAAAAGCATTATTGCATTTATATTACCTTCAAGTTTATGTTGTAGTAAAACACAgatatagttaataataaaaaagattttaagTGTATAttgtaaattactataaaaaagatAGTGAAAAAGACCATATAATCTGGTGAAGAAGCCCAGTGCCAGGGTGTTTGGAGCATCTTTCTGAGATGCCCCACCACCTTACATGTAGTCATGGCTTAGCTAAGAAACTGAGACGTCAGCAGGGCTTTTCTGGAATCAAAAATAGGCCCGGTCAGCCTAGTACCCCCCACCCCCAATTTGTTAGTGGAGAGAAGATGAAgcatgggagagagagggagatatgGGGAATAGAGAGTAGAGAGAAAATCATGAGGTGGAGACAAAGAGAAGGGATAAAGCATTATATATAAAAGAGAAATTGAGATATTGGAGAGGAAGAGGAAAAGTGGGAGAGACATGgcgcgccatgtactaagaggcgggcggacagcttcttaactcgctaagctgtccgcccgcctccgctacacacgggcagcggatctatagtgtgtaatgcccgccccttcaatcgcgcaaccaatcacgcaactgaaggggctgtcaatcaccgagagcgagcgtgctctcagtgattttgcttcgccacctaagaggtggcgtagggtgctgcttcttacatttcgggaagcaggctcgcatatgcgaacctgccccgcaaaagctccggagcagctttcgctgcttcgtacatggagagaggggagaaaagTAGAGGGTGGAGAGGGATAGTGAGACTGACAGAGAGAGCGAGGtgtgatggaagagaggagaaaatagaacaattttttttttctctcatgtcaTGTCACACATTTAAACACAGCCTGCTAAgcaaagcatatacacacattacctTACATTTAAGTCAGTATATAATACATGTTAGTAGTAGAGCCTCACCTCTAGCAATGGATGGGTTAAGAAAGCTGTGAGCTGCAGGGAGAGAGCTAGGTTACAAAGGTGCCCAGCCCCACACAGCAGTGCACAACAAAGAAATGGGACTCTTAATAAAAAACAGATATTacttagtgcaaaactgctattcccCTTTAACCTCAGTTCACTGTTTGCTTCTTATAAATTAAGCTGCAGGCCATGTTTTGCCTCAAGTGAGAGGCTGATGGCAACGCGCTCAGGTAGACAAAAGGGGAGGTGTTGCCCTTGACAATGAGAGTAGGGGAAGCGGTTTGAGAAGCTGCAAATTAGAATCCAGCACAGCAGTGCTAGGAAGAAGCTGTGGGTGGGATCACTATAGTCCCAGCAAAAACTATCCGGGGACCAAAAAAGATGacagcacattttttttattattatttccttgCACTTCATCTCTCTGGTGGTAGTTCTCCACATGGCAACCAGCCCATAACCAGTCCTGGTCCACCAGGCAAATGCCCAGTTTGCCCAGTGCTCAGGCCTGGAAGTCAGTTAACATTTGTATTATACTACTCAAGTAATTACTGTATTTCATTCATTCTAGACCTTTGGACAAATTGTTTAATAGAAGATATTTTATGACTGTTCCATATGATGAATGCAAGCGGCGTAGAAGGTAAATATGAGAAAAGATTGTGAAGCTGAGCCTGGAAATTTGCATTGAtgtgtattttcttaaaaaaacagtGCTGTCCTCCATTGTATTTGATATTCTGCTTTTGACTTTAAGTAAGAATTGCCCCAAGTGTTATTTAGGTTTCTAAAGCAGAACAATAGATTTTGCTTCTGATTTACTAAGAAAATTTATAAAGACTTTTCTAAATGAGCAAGACATTTTAAtagtgataaagagagagagagattgagagaaaggAAGGAAAAACAATACGAATAGATGGATGAAACAATGATAAATTCTTGCATTTCTTATTGGGTTCtagaaaaataacaaaacatttttttggacAGTACTAGAGTTTATGAGCCACCAGATCCACCAGGGTTTTTTGATGGTCATGTGTGGCCTATGTATCTTAAGCACAAGGAACAAATGgaagaagttcaaagtgatataggTAATCAGTCACATTTCTTTTTCTTTAGTagtattattaatttgttttattatttatttgcaaaaCACCAAAATATTCCATTGTGCTATAAATATAGGTGTATGATGCCCTAGAAGCAATTACAAAAGacaattacaaaaataatgaaAAGGGTAAGAGGAGCATTATATATTTACCAAATATAGTGACAACATATATGCACCCAAGTGAGACTTCAGATCAGATGCATGCTCACGTAGTCTCCTTTATGCCAGCTATAGACTAACATAAGACCCAGGATCAGATTCATGAACCGGCAGCCCCCTTTATTTCTAGTTATATACCTATACCAAGCAAAACCTTACATCAGATAGATGTCCCTGAATAAACCTTTTTACAAGCTGTATGCCCAAGTGAGAATAAATGCATGGTCCTTGCAGCTCCCTTGTGTATCTGGATCAACCAACCAGCACCATTTATGCCAGCCACTTGGGGAGTGGAAAAGTAATATAATTTACTAATGATTAAATGCCATGAAATAATCTAAAATATGTTTTCCTTTTCCCTGATACTTAGTTTACCTGGATGGTACTAAACCAGAAGATGACATTTTTAATGTGGTTTATGCTGATGTATCAAAATTGAGTAAGTGTCTTTAAAAATATATTggattttttaaagtatttatttttttatatgaactgCTCAATATACAAGATATGCAATTAGGTTACTTTTCATTATCCTAAAATTGACTCCTTACCAGCAGCAGCCAAGGGCTACTCTATACACCCCATTCAGCATAACAACTGCATTGGACTTGCATATGACCCCCTCAGTGCAATCACTCCCTAGTAACTAAGGGAACCCTTGTATGTCACCCAGCATGTTTCTTAAAAATTGAACACAACCAAAATaacaagaaataaatatataactgtGCCCAAAAAAGGTTTTACTCTATCTTATGTTAGTTCTTTCAATGTCCAGCTTTAACGTCTTGTGGCCAAAGTAACAAGGGTCTTTTGCTGTCATGTTCATTGCAGTAGTCCTagacctgtattatatatatatatatatatatatatatatatacagtgtatatatatatatatctagatatatatatatctagatatagtgtcaggatgccaggaatcagactgagacgagaagtgcaaaaataatcacacctttattaatagcaaaaaataataaaaagtccacaagtcaaataacaagccaggagtcaaaaccagagctggtagtcagacaagccgagtcaggagccaaagcgaatagtcagacaagccggaatcaggaacaaggaaaacagcagagtcaggaacaagccagggatcaggaaccaggaaggacgtcaggcagccaggtaatacacaggaactctcacaaacaggtctgagacaacgcaaaggcaaagcatactgaaccgaggccctttaaataataagtgatgacatcacaattctgagactgcatcctgtctcacatggatgatgcacagtctggccataaaaggaagtgtaggaaatgagcagcatcccccacaatgcaccatagtcaggaagagaggtgagtaaaatggctgccagcagcacatggcaaaaaacagggaaaaaaagcctgacagtaccctcccctcaacgacccctcccccacgggaggacaaaaggcttattggggaaacgggcatggaaggcacggaggagggcgggagcatgaacatcagaggagggaacccaagaacgctcatctggaccgtagcccctccagtgaaccaaatactgtacacggcccctggacatacaagagtcaataatgctgctgacctcatactcctcatggttgtcaacaaagataggacggggacaaggcaacacagtggtaaaccgattacaaaccaatggtttcaagagggagacatgaaaaacattggagatgcgcatagcaggaggaaggtcaagagcgtaggccacaggattaacccatcggagtattcgacaaggaccaacataacgaggagccaatttattggaaggcacaccaaggttcaagttgcgggaggacagccaaactctctcaccaacctggtaggaaggtgcgggcagacacctacgatcagcctggaacttttggcgctgcatagaacgatgaaggcaatcctgaatctgcacccacgtggaacggagttgctggagatgctcctccaaagccggaataccctgagacatgaatgaataaggcaacaaggatggttgaaacccataattcgccatgaacggagataacttggaggaagcattaatagcactattacgagcaaactctgcccaaggtaacagttcagaccaattattgtggtgatctgagacatagcaacggaggaactgttccagagcttgattagaccgttccgcagccccattggattgagggtgatatgccgaggagaaggaaagctggatcctcatttgagcacaaaaggaacgccaaaatctggagacaaactggctaccccggtccgacactatctccttgggtaacccatgtaaacggaagacctcccgggcaaaaattgaagcaagctcctgagcggtaggcagcttcatcaagggaatgcaatgtgacattttagaaaaacggtcaaccaccataaggataacagtattgccattggaaacagggagctcgacaatgaagtccatggaaagatgtgtccaaggacgctcaccattagcaataggttgaagaagacccacaggaagacgtcgaggagtcttattctgtgcacaaactgagcaggaggcaacatacgccgcaatatcagaacgaagacctggccaccagaattgtcgagtgacagaccaaatcatttggttcttgcctgggtgacctgcggctttaggatagtggtaagtgtgcaaacgtttagtttgaagattctcaggaacaaaacacttaccactaggtttctcaggtggtgcattggtttgtgcagccaggaactcctcccccaagggagaagtcaaattagtaagtatggtagcaaaaataaggtcaggaggtataacaggagtaggtacagactcctccttggacagaggcgaaaattgtcgagatagggcatcagccctaacattcttactaccaggcaggtaggagaccacataattaaaccgagacaaaaatagcgccaatctggcctgtcggggcgacaaacgttttgcttcagatagataagttaaattcttgtggtcagtaagaatgagcactggcacgctagtaccctcgagaagatgcctccattccttgagtgccaaaattatggccagtaattccctgttgccaatttcataattgcactccgctggagacaatttcttagagaagaaaccacacggatgcaaggaactgtcaggcgtaggatgttgagacaagagggcacctactccagtctcagacgcatcgacctcaagaacgaaaggcaggacagggttaggatgagccagaactggagcggcagcaaaggcagtcttaagactatcaaaggccttaatggcagtaggtgaccaatggggtggatcattctctttacgggtcatgtctgtgataggtttgaccaaggaagaaaagtttttaataaactttctatagtaattggcgaaccccaaaaaacgttgaatagaccgaagaccaactgggtgaggccactgcagaactgcagataacttgtcaggatccatggagaaccctgcaacggagataacataacctaggaaggttacttgagtctgatggaactcacatttctcgagtttacaaaacaggtcattctcacatagtctctgaagaacctgtgtaacatcagaacgatgagcctcaagtgtgggtgagtatatgaggatgtcgtctaagtacaccacaacacactgttgcaacatatctcgtaggacatcattaataaattcctgaaaagcagcaggagcattacataggccaaaggccattacaagatactcataatgcccgctcctggtgttaaatgctgttttccattcgtgaccctccttaatcctaacgagattgtacgctcctctcaaatcaagtttagtaaagaccgtagctcccttgaggcggtcaaagagttccgtaatgagcggaatagggtaagcattcttaatggtaagacgattaagacccctataatcgatacatggtcttaactcgccaccctttttcttcacaaagaagaagccagcccctgcaggagagcaggatttgcggatgattccctgcgacagagcatcagcaacatactcctccatagcacaattctctgcaacaaacagagggtacacccggccccgaggaggaatggctccgggttgcaggtctatggcacaatcgtaagaccggtgaggaggcaacgtaccggcacacaccttgtcaaacacgtctaggaactctcggtactcctctggcaattgagatactgaagaaagtgcacaagactttaactggtttctgaagacaagtggaaatacattgcggggaccacaacaaaatttcggaccagcgccagtcgagactgatttgcgtaatgtcaggatgccaggaatcagactgagacaagaagtgcaaaaataatcacacctttattcatagcaaaaaataatagaaagtccacaagtcaaataacaagccaggagtcaaaaccagagctggtagtcagacgagccgagtcaggagccaaagcgaatagtcagacgagccggaatcaggaacaaggaaaacagcagagtcaggaacaagccagggatcaggaaccaggaaggacgtcaggcagccatgtaatacacaggaactctcacaaacaggtctgagacaacgcaaaggcaaagcatactgaaccgaggccctttaaataataagtgatgacatcacaattctgagactgcatcctgtctcagatggatgatgcacaccagtctggccataaaaggaagtgtaggaaatgagcagcatcccccacaatgcaccatagtcaggaagagaggtgagtaaaatggttgccagcagcacatggcaaacagggaaaataccctgacatatatatatatacagtactgtgcaaaaatcTTAGGCtaccaccagctttgttgttttagcaaagttttaatggccatccatatttatttttggtcactttattaagatacaaacagaaaatgcagGTAGCCTTTATATTATaataagtgtggtttcattttAGACGTGCGCCAatactttgttgtttgtttgtatttactttggtcattttggcagcactcccaaaatatgtacattaatatatatgtttttgttaggtgtgcttaaccaaacccccatgttttatttgttgtatttcttacagggagactgaccaaatccccatggttaaagcacaccactaaaaacctgctcaggtgtgttccagacagtgtAATTGAGCTATATAAAGCCAGGCAGCCTCATTTAATGCAGTCTTCATTTGAGGCATAGTACCACAGTGTTGGAATTCTATATTAGAAtcaaatgattcagcccagtaaggtaaaaatgtatagtgttaggaccagtctattttgggacaccttgtaagtggtgactggctgagcagaatatggccatattgtgtgactaagatcccaattttattttaaaagtataaagttttagCAGGCATTTTTTGCAGCCTTTATATTATaataagtgtggtttcattttggatgtgcgccaatactttgttgtttgtatatgtatatatatatatatatatatatatatatatatatatatatatatatatatatatatatatatatatatatatatatatatatatatatatatacagtactgtgcaaaaactcttcttctcacatattgtcgacaattggacccaaaaatgtcaaacttggattcatcgctccataatactcttttccactgatcttcattccaataattgtgagctttagcatatcttacccTTTTCATCCTTTTCtctttccgaaaaagtggtttcttggctgctacccttccacaaagaccattcctgatcaagcttcttcggactgtagaagggtcaacttggtatCCAAATGAAGCTGTCAGATGCTGAGCAAggcccttgctggacttcttccggtctctcaaagaagaaactctgagaaatttCTTATCAGATTTTGAAAGCTATCTTGACCTTccagtccctttttttttttgttcttgacctctcctgaataccacatcttgagtatccagtttgctgatttccctttgagagtagcCTTcatgatgcaaaagtatgattttatgtctgttaaattatgtgatctttggcattttgaatggaatgatgtgattgaaagttagtcttattagcaagcttccaatgaattaaactcatacaacATGTGTAtgcaatgctcaagcatgtcttgcacaaacctgaagtaatagacctttttc from Bombina bombina isolate aBomBom1 chromosome 2, aBomBom1.pri, whole genome shotgun sequence harbors:
- the NMRK1 gene encoding nicotinamide riboside kinase 1, whose product is MKAFIIGIGGATNGGKTTLSQKLFKQLPNCTLIRQDDYFKPESEVATDERGFKQYDVLESLDMDSMMISVNSWSMHHKEVEISTMQLKEMQSTWKEEAHFLIIDGFLLYNYEPLDKLFNRRYFMTVPYDECKRRRSTRVYEPPDPPGFFDGHVWPMYLKHKEQMEEVQSDIVYLDGTKPEDDIFNVVYADVSKLTCVHEKS